In Mycolicibacterium phocaicum, one DNA window encodes the following:
- a CDS encoding TIGR03857 family LLM class F420-dependent oxidoreductase — translation MSTQDQLNELGYYAVTRHPADARVVLPEARDAEALGLGSCHIGERFTVKDAGVLSGAVAGASTTLGIAPSTNHHTRHPTVTATIGSTMHALTEGRFAMAFGRGMGPYWQAIGLPVVTEARLRDFFGILRRLWAGEMILNHEGPAGKWPMLRHVNGLADGPPIGLVAVGPKTMELAGEIADFVVLHTFFSDAATEKSVAAVRRGAEKAGRDPDSVRIWACLATVPDALSEDDQIRRGVGRLATYLQAYPDVLVSANGWDRATWDRIRQSDLFTDAATAGPIDASASFETLQRIAELIPTEWLDAVAKGSPQDCAETIARQYGLGVHSVIMHGASPHELAPVVEAYRADRPTLRRAVAANPGRFV, via the coding sequence ATGAGCACGCAGGACCAGCTCAATGAGCTCGGCTATTACGCCGTCACCCGGCACCCCGCAGACGCCCGGGTGGTGCTGCCCGAGGCTCGGGACGCCGAAGCGCTCGGGTTGGGCTCGTGCCACATCGGTGAGCGCTTCACGGTGAAGGATGCCGGGGTGCTCAGCGGCGCGGTGGCAGGTGCCAGCACGACGTTGGGCATCGCGCCGTCGACCAATCACCACACGCGGCACCCCACCGTCACCGCGACGATCGGGTCGACGATGCATGCACTGACCGAGGGCCGGTTCGCCATGGCATTCGGCCGCGGCATGGGGCCCTACTGGCAGGCGATCGGACTGCCGGTGGTCACCGAGGCGCGGCTGCGCGACTTCTTCGGCATCCTGCGCCGGCTCTGGGCCGGCGAGATGATTCTCAATCACGAGGGCCCGGCCGGGAAGTGGCCCATGCTGCGCCACGTCAACGGCCTGGCGGACGGTCCGCCGATCGGCCTGGTCGCGGTCGGCCCGAAGACCATGGAGCTCGCCGGTGAGATCGCTGATTTCGTTGTGCTGCATACGTTCTTCTCCGACGCGGCGACCGAGAAGTCGGTCGCCGCGGTACGCCGCGGCGCCGAGAAGGCGGGCCGCGACCCCGACAGCGTCCGCATCTGGGCCTGCCTGGCGACGGTGCCCGACGCGTTGTCCGAGGACGACCAGATCCGGCGTGGCGTCGGCCGGCTCGCGACCTACCTGCAGGCGTATCCCGATGTCCTGGTGTCGGCCAACGGCTGGGATCGGGCGACGTGGGATCGCATCCGGCAGTCCGACCTGTTCACCGATGCCGCGACCGCCGGACCCATCGATGCCAGCGCGTCGTTCGAGACGCTGCAGCGGATCGCCGAGCTGATCCCCACCGAATGGCTGGACGCGGTCGCCAAGGGCTCGCCGCAGGACTGCGCGGAAACCATTGCCCGCCAGTATGGTTTGGGCGTGCACTCGGTGATCATGCACGGCGCCAGCCCGCATGAACTGGCGCCCGTGGTCGAGGCCTACCGCGCCGACCGGCCGACACTGCGCCGGGCCGTCGCGGCGAACCCGGGCCGATTTGTCTGA
- a CDS encoding TetR/AcrR family transcriptional regulator gives MSEPAARDSPQAALAQAQWQAVVTESGAGTKLNKRGLETRARLLDVAIRCLADSGGEPVSANRIAKDAGVTWGTVQHQFADLDGLWVAVITEIHSRSWSSGPDTPRSGTLRERVEGAIESVWRYLDTTEGRALTALRTSLPARRSDVAAEYPRTAAAFAARELDWIQGFDYLMDGLDVDPDQLHRVRCLLPAAIRGLSNERQIGFTSDLDVARAALTDAVVALLTQPRP, from the coding sequence TTGTCTGAGCCCGCGGCCCGGGACTCCCCGCAGGCAGCCCTTGCGCAGGCACAGTGGCAGGCCGTCGTCACGGAGTCGGGTGCCGGCACCAAGTTGAACAAGCGCGGCCTGGAAACCCGGGCACGCCTGCTCGACGTCGCCATCCGCTGTCTGGCCGACAGCGGTGGCGAGCCGGTGTCGGCGAACCGTATCGCCAAGGATGCGGGCGTCACCTGGGGCACGGTGCAGCATCAGTTCGCTGACCTGGACGGGCTCTGGGTCGCGGTGATCACCGAAATCCACTCCCGGAGTTGGTCTTCCGGTCCGGACACGCCACGCAGCGGCACGCTTCGGGAACGGGTGGAAGGGGCCATCGAATCGGTCTGGCGTTACCTGGACACCACCGAGGGCCGTGCGCTGACTGCACTGCGCACGTCACTGCCGGCGCGACGTTCCGACGTCGCCGCCGAATATCCGCGCACGGCAGCAGCTTTCGCGGCCCGCGAACTCGACTGGATTCAGGGTTTCGATTATCTGATGGACGGGCTCGACGTCGACCCGGACCAGTTGCACCGGGTACGGTGCCTGCTTCCCGCTGCGATCCGCGGTCTCAGCAACGAACGGCAGATCGGTTTCACCTCGGACCTCGACGTCGCCCGCGCGGCGCTGACCGACGCCGTCGTCGCGTTGTTGACCCAGCCCCGGCCGTAG